The [Eubacterium] siraeum genome contains a region encoding:
- a CDS encoding sugar O-acetyltransferase codes for MDMKQRMHANLPYKAWLDGLSEERAECKRKIYEFNNCHPDDRGKMDKILRSLLGKTGDTIHIEQPFHCDYGSNIEVGDNFYANYNLVILDVGKVKIGNNVMLAPNVAIYTAGHPIHYIPRNTGYEYGIDITIGDNVWIGGNVVITPGVKVGNGVVIGAGSVVTKDIPDNCIAAGNPARVIREITDEDKHYYFKKRRFDVDDYLADDEIDWSKI; via the coding sequence ATGGATATGAAACAGCGTATGCACGCAAATCTTCCCTATAAGGCCTGGCTTGACGGGCTGAGCGAAGAGCGTGCGGAATGCAAGCGTAAAATATACGAATTCAACAACTGCCACCCCGATGACCGAGGAAAAATGGACAAAATCCTCCGCTCGCTTCTCGGTAAGACGGGTGACACTATTCATATAGAACAGCCGTTCCACTGCGATTACGGCAGTAATATCGAGGTCGGCGATAACTTCTATGCAAACTATAATCTGGTAATACTTGATGTCGGTAAGGTTAAAATCGGCAATAATGTTATGCTTGCTCCAAATGTAGCCATCTACACAGCAGGTCATCCCATACATTATATTCCCCGTAACACAGGCTATGAATACGGCATAGATATAACGATAGGCGATAACGTATGGATAGGCGGAAACGTTGTAATCACACCGGGAGTAAAGGTCGGAAACGGCGTTGTTATCGGTGCCGGGAGCGTTGTGACAAAGGATATTCCCGACAACTGCATAGCCGCTGGAAATCCTGCAAGGGTTATCCGTGAAATAACGGACGAGGACAAGCATTACTACTTCAAAAAACGCCGCTTTGACGTTGATGATTATCTCGCCGATGACGAAATAGACTGGAGCAAAATATGA
- the rpmE gene encoding 50S ribosomal protein L31, with product MKEGIHPNYQPTTIKCACGEVIETRSTKQDIKVEICSKCHPFFTGKQKLVDTGGRVDKFKKKYNLDK from the coding sequence ATGAAAGAAGGTATCCACCCTAACTACCAGCCCACCACTATCAAGTGTGCTTGCGGCGAGGTTATCGAAACAAGATCAACCAAGCAGGATATAAAGGTTGAAATCTGCTCGAAGTGCCACCCTTTCTTTACAGGAAAGCAGAAGTTGGTTGACACAGGCGGACGTGTTGACAAGTTCAAGAAGAAGTACAATCTTGACAAGTAA
- a CDS encoding HPr family phosphocarrier protein produces the protein MFVKEVSVKNQVGLHARPATFFIQKANEYKSSIWVEKEERRVNAKSLLGILSLGIVGGTTIRIIADGSDEQLAVDGLVKLVESGFAE, from the coding sequence ATGTTTGTTAAAGAAGTAAGCGTTAAGAATCAGGTAGGTTTACACGCAAGACCCGCAACATTCTTCATCCAGAAGGCTAACGAGTACAAGTCATCGATCTGGGTTGAAAAGGAAGAAAGAAGAGTAAACGCAAAGAGCCTTCTCGGTATCCTTTCACTCGGCATTGTAGGCGGTACAACAATCAGAATCATTGCTGACGGCTCTGATGAGCAGCTTGCTGTTGACGGCCTTGTAAAGCTCGTTGAAAGCGGTTTTGCAGAATAA
- a CDS encoding TIGR01212 family radical SAM protein (This family includes YhcC from E. coli K-12, an uncharacterized radical SAM protein.) has protein sequence MNSTNPFIYSDDNKRYHTLNYYNKSSFNSKVFKAVIDAGFTCPNKDGTKGTGGCIYCMGGSGYFTEKSDGEIYDSVKRQLAAEKERIYKKHPNSLITAYFQTNTNTYAPVATLKEAYTAALDSGVHGISIGTRADCLPDDVIALLCDINSKTHLTVELGLQTVHDKTAQIINRCYSYDEFLEGYRKLQESGIRTCLHLIDGLPGETKADMLETAKEVARLHPAAVKIHLLHINHGTALERLFLSGGYVPLTRDEYIDTVISQLEYLPADIIIERITGDADKKYLVAPMWSADKIAVLGGIDRQMKLRDTYQGIKCDSEQP, from the coding sequence ATGAACAGTACAAACCCTTTTATATATTCCGATGACAACAAGCGTTATCACACGTTGAATTACTATAATAAATCATCGTTCAACAGCAAGGTATTCAAGGCGGTCATTGACGCTGGCTTTACCTGTCCGAATAAAGACGGCACAAAAGGCACGGGCGGATGCATCTACTGTATGGGCGGAAGCGGCTACTTCACCGAAAAATCGGACGGTGAAATCTACGACAGCGTAAAGCGTCAGCTTGCCGCAGAAAAGGAACGTATATACAAGAAACACCCGAACAGCCTCATTACAGCCTACTTTCAGACAAACACCAACACATACGCACCTGTCGCAACGCTTAAAGAGGCATACACGGCGGCGCTTGATTCCGGAGTACACGGAATTTCAATCGGCACAAGGGCCGACTGCCTTCCCGATGATGTTATTGCCCTGCTCTGCGACATAAACAGCAAGACCCATCTCACTGTGGAGCTTGGCTTGCAGACCGTCCACGATAAAACGGCACAAATCATCAACAGATGCTACAGCTATGACGAGTTTCTGGAGGGCTACCGTAAACTGCAAGAATCCGGCATACGCACCTGTCTGCACCTGATTGACGGATTACCGGGCGAAACAAAAGCCGATATGCTCGAAACCGCAAAGGAGGTCGCCCGTCTGCACCCTGCCGCCGTGAAGATACACCTTCTTCATATAAATCACGGCACCGCTCTTGAACGGCTCTTCCTGTCGGGCGGTTACGTTCCGCTCACCCGTGACGAGTACATAGATACAGTAATCTCACAGCTTGAATATCTCCCAGCAGATATAATCATAGAGCGCATTACAGGCGATGCGGATAAAAAATATCTTGTTGCGCCGATGTGGAGTGCAGATAAGATAGCGGTACTGGGCGGCATAGACCGTCAAATGAAGCTGAGGGATACTTATCAGGGGATAAAGTGCGACAGCGAACAGCCTTGA
- the nspC gene encoding carboxynorspermidine decarboxylase translates to MNTPTFDINKTDTPCYVTEECYLKRNCEILKSVQDMTGCKILLAQKAFSMYSTYPLISGYLSGTTASGLYEARLGYEYFGNETHVFSPAYTDKEINELVKYAGHFVFNSIRQFALHRDAVKDKHCLIRVNPRFSTQEGHEIYDPCAPGSRLGQTLASFEEDIKRYGKEILDEIDGLHFHTLCEQNSDDLKRTAKEVEVQFGKYLDKMSVINFGGGHHITRDDYDIDTLVEVINHFKNEYGLEVYLEPGEAVALNAGFLVTTVLDVIDGKVNGEDDIAILDASAACHMPDVLEMPYRPVIIQPNGNIAGEKGERAVTVRLGGNTCLAGDVIGDYSFDEPLKPGDRLVLCDMSIYSMVKNNTFNGMALPSIYYNTSLGMREIREFSYEDFRCRL, encoded by the coding sequence ATGAACACACCCACTTTTGATATAAATAAGACAGATACGCCTTGCTACGTTACGGAAGAATGCTATCTTAAACGCAACTGTGAGATACTGAAAAGCGTACAGGATATGACGGGCTGTAAGATACTTCTGGCGCAGAAAGCGTTTTCGATGTACAGCACCTACCCTCTGATAAGCGGCTATCTCAGCGGCACTACCGCAAGCGGACTTTACGAGGCTCGGCTCGGATATGAATATTTCGGCAATGAAACGCACGTTTTTTCTCCTGCCTATACAGATAAGGAAATAAACGAGCTTGTAAAGTACGCAGGACATTTTGTGTTCAATTCAATAAGGCAGTTTGCCCTGCACCGTGACGCAGTAAAGGACAAGCACTGCCTTATCCGTGTGAATCCGAGATTTTCCACGCAGGAGGGACACGAGATATACGACCCGTGCGCCCCCGGCTCAAGGCTCGGACAGACGCTTGCTTCGTTTGAAGAGGACATAAAGCGTTACGGCAAGGAAATCCTTGACGAAATAGACGGACTTCATTTTCACACCCTCTGCGAGCAGAACAGCGACGACTTAAAGCGTACCGCAAAGGAGGTCGAGGTGCAGTTCGGCAAATATCTTGATAAGATGAGCGTAATAAATTTCGGCGGAGGACACCATATAACAAGGGATGACTACGATATTGACACGCTTGTTGAGGTGATAAACCATTTCAAGAATGAATACGGGCTTGAGGTGTATCTTGAGCCGGGCGAGGCTGTCGCTCTGAACGCAGGATTTCTTGTGACAACGGTACTTGACGTGATAGACGGAAAAGTAAACGGCGAGGACGATATAGCGATACTTGACGCTTCAGCCGCCTGCCATATGCCCGATGTGCTTGAAATGCCGTACCGTCCAGTTATCATTCAGCCAAACGGCAACATTGCAGGAGAAAAGGGTGAAAGGGCTGTCACTGTGCGGCTTGGCGGTAACACCTGCCTTGCAGGCGATGTGATAGGAGATTATTCTTTTGACGAGCCGCTTAAACCGGGCGACCGACTTGTGCTGTGTGATATGTCGATATACTCAATGGTAAAGAACAATACGTTCAACGGTATGGCTCTGCCGTCAATATATTATAATACCTCGCTCGGTATGCGGGAAATAAGAGAGTTCTCCTATGAGGATTTCAGGTGCAGGCTGTGA
- a CDS encoding CotH kinase family protein has product MFIHSGTIKRAGILAAVVAVGTAAAITYNAFLSSEGGLPEVLSPLQPIIKDEDGGVKQKTDIAFSPDGSFFDEDISVELKAKDKTATIYYTTNGETPTEKSNRYTNPITVHSSGEVAAKTIKAIAVSENGTSEVFTKSYVTGKGVSDRFEKGTYVFVLSTDSENLYDYEKGIAVAGKIRDDWMANEYDGKSEITPNDPANWNQEGMAGERPMYVEAFSSSGELLVSQQAGARVAGAYSAAVDQKSWKLIARTMYTPDKGKFGYPFFSDATDESGAILTKIDRIVLRNGANDREFAGVRDELSMSLAKQSGYLDAQSTAPAAVFLNGKYYGFAWLHQNFSRAYLEERYGGTKDNYQVVGKAEGEIVDENAEGAADDYNKVLELAKSGLTDDKKFEQFCSMVDIDNYMHYLAMQLFIDNRDWPGNNYKVWRYVASDGEEVTSKYQDGKWRYFFYDAEFAWGLYSDGYANKTLTKILNGTHPAGGSVLISALMERADMREKLANNLCDLIGGAFSSENILATLEQKLADSDKEQLYALNKGITSTWANEGTFENSRNEIREFADKRANIILGDICRNFEIDKDDTYKVKLNGAKGLKLTMNIQTVKDSNTVTAEYFTPYKVKLTAEDMSGYTFTSWEINGKTYTDREITIDSSMAKKGKITINARSEKTSSTGELLYISEVYTGGDEDWIELYNPNDNDVSTKGLYLTDKDDMLNRYKIPTVNVKPHSTLTIVCKNNKSENTLMKMQTNFSLKTGETLILSNESGEILGKVAIIDCSKNESLVRQRDGSYAKGTPTFEKNSQ; this is encoded by the coding sequence ATGTTTATTCACAGCGGAACAATAAAACGTGCAGGCATTCTTGCCGCAGTGGTTGCTGTAGGTACAGCCGCCGCAATAACCTATAACGCTTTTTTATCGTCGGAGGGCGGACTTCCCGAAGTGTTAAGCCCGCTTCAGCCGATAATAAAGGACGAGGACGGCGGGGTGAAGCAGAAAACAGATATTGCCTTCTCTCCTGACGGCAGCTTTTTCGATGAAGATATATCGGTTGAGCTTAAAGCAAAGGATAAAACGGCAACGATCTACTATACCACAAACGGCGAGACCCCCACGGAAAAATCAAACAGATATACAAATCCCATAACGGTACACAGCTCAGGAGAAGTCGCCGCAAAGACGATTAAAGCCATTGCTGTAAGCGAGAACGGCACTTCCGAAGTATTCACAAAAAGCTATGTCACAGGCAAGGGTGTGTCGGATCGTTTCGAAAAAGGCACTTATGTATTCGTGCTTTCGACCGACAGTGAAAACCTTTACGATTATGAAAAAGGCATCGCCGTAGCAGGAAAAATCCGTGACGACTGGATGGCAAACGAGTATGACGGAAAAAGCGAAATCACGCCAAACGACCCTGCAAACTGGAATCAGGAAGGTATGGCAGGCGAAAGACCCATGTATGTTGAGGCTTTTTCAAGCAGCGGAGAGCTTCTTGTTTCACAGCAGGCAGGCGCAAGAGTCGCAGGCGCATATTCTGCCGCAGTTGACCAGAAATCGTGGAAGCTTATAGCAAGAACTATGTATACCCCGGACAAGGGTAAATTCGGCTACCCGTTCTTCAGTGATGCTACAGATGAAAGCGGTGCGATTCTCACAAAGATTGACCGCATAGTTTTGCGTAACGGTGCAAACGACCGAGAATTCGCAGGTGTGCGTGACGAGCTTTCAATGTCGCTTGCGAAGCAGTCGGGCTACCTTGATGCGCAGTCGACCGCCCCTGCGGCAGTATTCCTTAACGGAAAGTATTACGGCTTTGCGTGGCTCCATCAGAATTTCAGCCGTGCATATCTCGAAGAACGCTACGGCGGTACGAAGGACAACTATCAGGTGGTCGGAAAAGCCGAGGGCGAGATAGTCGATGAAAACGCAGAAGGTGCGGCAGACGATTATAACAAGGTCCTTGAGCTTGCAAAGAGCGGACTTACCGACGACAAGAAATTCGAGCAGTTCTGCTCTATGGTGGACATAGACAACTATATGCACTACCTCGCAATGCAGTTATTTATCGACAACCGTGACTGGCCCGGAAACAACTATAAAGTGTGGCGGTATGTTGCGTCAGACGGCGAAGAGGTCACAAGCAAGTATCAGGACGGCAAGTGGAGATATTTCTTCTACGACGCAGAATTTGCCTGGGGACTTTATTCGGACGGATACGCAAACAAGACGTTGACCAAGATTTTAAACGGCACACACCCCGCAGGCGGCTCAGTGCTTATATCGGCACTTATGGAACGTGCGGATATGCGTGAAAAGCTGGCGAACAACCTCTGCGACCTTATAGGCGGCGCATTCAGCTCTGAAAATATTCTGGCAACGCTTGAGCAGAAGCTCGCAGACAGCGATAAGGAACAGCTTTATGCTCTGAACAAGGGCATCACGTCAACGTGGGCAAACGAGGGTACGTTTGAAAACAGCAGAAACGAAATAAGAGAGTTCGCCGACAAGCGTGCAAATATCATTCTCGGCGATATATGCCGTAATTTCGAAATAGACAAAGACGATACATACAAGGTAAAGCTGAACGGTGCAAAGGGTCTTAAGCTCACTATGAACATTCAGACCGTCAAGGACTCAAATACGGTAACAGCCGAATATTTCACGCCCTACAAGGTAAAGCTGACAGCCGAGGATATGTCGGGCTACACCTTCACAAGCTGGGAAATAAACGGCAAGACCTATACCGACCGTGAGATAACGATAGACAGCTCAATGGCTAAAAAGGGCAAGATAACAATAAACGCACGCAGTGAAAAAACATCGTCCACAGGCGAACTGCTGTATATAAGCGAAGTGTACACGGGCGGCGATGAAGACTGGATAGAGCTTTACAACCCCAATGACAACGACGTATCAACAAAAGGTCTTTATCTTACGGATAAGGACGATATGCTTAACCGCTACAAGATACCCACTGTCAACGTAAAGCCTCATTCAACGCTTACGATAGTGTGCAAGAACAACAAGTCTGAAAATACGCTGATGAAAATGCAGACGAATTTCAGCCTTAAAACCGGCGAAACGCTGATACTCAGCAACGAAAGCGGAGAAATTCTCGGCAAGGTCGCAATAATCGACTGCAGTAAGAATGAATCGCTTGTAAGACAGCGTGACGGAAGCTACGCAAAGGGTACGCCGACCTTTGAAAAGAACAGCCAATAA
- a CDS encoding phospho-sugar mutase has protein sequence MANTTELYNEWLEKAVKDPDLKTELESVKGKDEEINDRFYRDLEFGTGGLRGVIGAGTNRMNVYTVGKATQGLANYLKNTGKSDLKVAVAYDSRIKSDVFAKHAASIFAANGITANIYTELMPTPMLSWAVRALGCDAGIIVTASHNPAKYNGYKVYGSDGCQVTLEAAEKILGEIEKLNIFADVKSGDFEQFVNEGKIKYIGQDVIDEYIANVKKQSIHPELCAKSGLKVVYTPLNGAGNKPVRRILKEIGINNVVVVKEQEMPDGNFTTCPYPNPEIKEALHLGLELCKTEKPDLLLATDPDSDRVGIAVPDGDKYVLFTGNEVGAMLLEYICKERTAAGTMPANPVAVKTIVTTDLVKAIAAKYGVELREVLTGFKFIGEQIGFLEAKGEENRYIFGFEESYGYLAGSYVRDKDAVVASMLICEMAAFYRSQGISLVQARAKMYSDYGFYCNKLDTFTFEGETGMKKMNAIMDTLRNEKLDSVAGLKVIGKADYKLSVKTDYESGKTEELTLPKSNVITFYLEDNASVVIRPSGTEPKIKLYYTTVGTSVEDAAEKQVKLSADFTKIVG, from the coding sequence ATGGCAAACACTACAGAGCTTTATAACGAATGGCTTGAAAAAGCGGTCAAGGATCCCGATTTAAAGACAGAGCTTGAGAGCGTAAAGGGCAAGGACGAAGAAATAAACGACCGTTTCTACCGTGATCTTGAATTCGGCACGGGCGGTCTGAGAGGCGTTATCGGCGCAGGTACAAACAGAATGAACGTTTATACCGTAGGTAAGGCTACTCAGGGTCTTGCAAACTACCTCAAGAACACAGGCAAGAGCGATCTTAAGGTTGCTGTTGCATACGACAGCAGAATAAAGTCTGACGTATTCGCAAAGCACGCCGCTTCTATCTTTGCCGCAAACGGCATTACAGCAAACATCTACACAGAGCTTATGCCCACACCTATGCTTTCTTGGGCTGTAAGAGCGCTCGGCTGTGACGCAGGTATCATTGTTACCGCAAGCCACAACCCTGCAAAGTACAACGGCTATAAGGTTTACGGAAGCGACGGCTGTCAGGTTACTCTTGAAGCCGCTGAAAAGATTCTCGGCGAGATTGAGAAGCTCAATATCTTTGCAGACGTAAAGAGCGGCGACTTTGAGCAGTTCGTAAACGAAGGAAAAATCAAGTACATCGGTCAGGATGTTATTGATGAATATATCGCAAACGTTAAAAAGCAGTCCATTCACCCCGAGCTTTGCGCAAAGAGCGGACTTAAGGTCGTTTATACTCCTCTTAACGGTGCAGGCAACAAGCCCGTTCGCCGTATCTTAAAGGAAATCGGCATAAACAACGTTGTAGTTGTTAAGGAACAGGAAATGCCCGACGGCAACTTCACTACCTGCCCCTATCCCAACCCCGAGATAAAGGAAGCTCTGCACTTAGGCCTTGAGCTTTGCAAGACAGAAAAGCCCGACTTACTGCTTGCTACCGACCCCGACAGCGACCGTGTAGGTATCGCAGTTCCCGACGGCGACAAGTATGTTCTGTTCACAGGTAACGAGGTAGGCGCAATGCTGCTCGAATATATCTGCAAGGAGCGTACAGCCGCAGGCACAATGCCCGCAAACCCCGTTGCAGTAAAGACAATAGTTACGACCGATCTTGTAAAGGCTATCGCCGCTAAGTACGGCGTAGAGCTGAGAGAAGTTCTCACAGGCTTCAAGTTCATCGGTGAGCAGATAGGCTTCTTAGAGGCAAAGGGCGAGGAAAACAGATATATCTTCGGCTTCGAAGAGAGCTACGGCTACCTTGCAGGCTCTTATGTAAGAGATAAGGACGCTGTTGTAGCATCTATGCTTATCTGCGAGATGGCGGCATTCTATCGTTCACAGGGTATTTCTCTTGTACAGGCAAGAGCAAAGATGTACAGCGATTACGGCTTCTACTGCAACAAGCTTGATACGTTCACTTTCGAGGGCGAAACAGGTATGAAGAAGATGAACGCTATCATGGATACTCTCAGAAACGAAAAGCTTGACTCTGTTGCAGGTCTTAAGGTTATCGGCAAGGCTGACTACAAGCTCAGCGTAAAGACAGATTACGAAAGCGGCAAGACAGAAGAACTCACACTTCCTAAGTCAAACGTTATCACATTCTACCTTGAGGATAACGCAAGCGTAGTAATAAGACCCTCCGGTACTGAGCCTAAAATCAAGCTCTACTACACAACAGTAGGCACAAGCGTTGAAGATGCGGCTGAAAAGCAGGTTAAGCTCTCGGCAGATTTCACAAAGATAGTAGGCTGA
- a CDS encoding S1 RNA-binding domain-containing protein, with protein MTEFLPEGRRLAYKENTAALQSARTLMQAAVSGAILEASCTVCDAEHNMHVDLGCMKGIIPRSEGAIGIESGATRDIALISRVGKPVCFRITKIDETGSEPLAILSRKAAQEEADREYVSKLTPGDIIGARVTHLEQFGCFVDIGCGIASMIPIDAISVSRIVHPANRFSVGDDIFAVVKGRDQGHICLTHKELLGTWQQNAERFAVGETVPGIVRSIEDYGIFIELAPNLAGLAELKSGIKVGDCACVYIKAIIPEKMKIKLIIVNCCDDGCVPLEAPYFITEGHIDRWVYSTPDAPKYIVTDFSE; from the coding sequence ATGACGGAATTTTTACCGGAGGGAAGAAGACTTGCATACAAAGAGAACACGGCGGCATTGCAATCAGCCAGAACGCTTATGCAGGCGGCGGTGTCGGGGGCAATACTTGAGGCTTCGTGTACGGTGTGCGATGCGGAGCATAATATGCACGTCGATCTTGGCTGTATGAAGGGGATAATACCTCGCAGTGAGGGCGCAATAGGCATAGAAAGCGGTGCGACACGGGATATAGCGCTTATATCAAGAGTGGGAAAGCCTGTCTGCTTCAGGATAACGAAGATAGACGAAACCGGAAGCGAGCCGTTGGCGATCCTGTCAAGGAAGGCGGCGCAGGAGGAGGCGGACAGGGAATATGTATCAAAGCTGACTCCCGGTGATATTATAGGAGCGAGGGTAACGCATCTTGAACAGTTCGGCTGTTTTGTGGACATAGGCTGCGGCATTGCGTCAATGATACCGATTGATGCTATCTCGGTATCAAGAATAGTTCATCCTGCAAACAGATTTTCGGTAGGCGATGATATTTTTGCGGTGGTGAAAGGTCGGGATCAGGGACATATCTGTCTTACGCACAAGGAACTGCTCGGAACGTGGCAACAGAACGCAGAACGTTTTGCGGTAGGTGAAACCGTTCCCGGCATTGTAAGGTCGATAGAGGACTACGGGATTTTCATCGAGCTTGCACCGAATCTCGCAGGGCTGGCGGAGCTTAAAAGCGGAATAAAGGTAGGAGATTGCGCCTGCGTGTATATCAAGGCGATTATACCCGAAAAGATGAAAATCAAACTGATAATTGTAAACTGCTGTGATGACGGCTGTGTCCCGCTTGAAGCGCCGTATTTCATTACGGAGGGGCATATTGACAGGTGGGTGTATTCCACTCCCGATGCACCGAAGTACATAGTTACGGATTTCAGCGAATAG
- a CDS encoding YifB family Mg chelatase-like AAA ATPase: MYSQVNGMGLFGMNAFKVTAEIISSRGQPSFDIVGLGDLAVQESKMRIKGALSGIGIAISGQKLTVNLAPADVRKCGSLYDFTIIAAILAVNNIITDDLSDCAFIGEVSLGGSLVFTGGIISMAIEAKKCGIKRLFLPAENAKEASVVEGLSVYGISHISDLINHFTGKKRISPEPPYVPSAEMFETEDLSDVKGQALARHALEVAAAGFHNVLLIGPPGTGKSMIAKRIPSILPPMTFDESIETTGIHSIAGMLDREKPIVTVRPFRSVSHTASAVGLIGGGSIPRPGEISLAHNGVLFLDELPEFDRRTLETLRQPLEDGIITISRAQGSVSYPCDIMLVAAMNPCPCGNFGNPKGKCTCSQNMIQNYLGKISRPVLDRIDIQVEMPQLSYEEISSAKKGEPSSAVLERIMKAREIQQKRFAGTEIRSNSKIPPSYLHEMCPMDENAKKMLSDCFDKMGLSARAYDRILKVARTCADLAGSEIIRRQDISSAVNFRSLDRKYWGAGK, translated from the coding sequence ATGTATTCTCAGGTAAACGGTATGGGGCTTTTCGGTATGAACGCCTTTAAAGTCACCGCAGAAATAATATCCTCAAGAGGTCAGCCGTCCTTCGATATAGTAGGTCTGGGCGACCTTGCCGTGCAGGAAAGCAAAATGCGTATAAAAGGCGCTCTTTCAGGTATCGGCATAGCGATAAGCGGTCAGAAACTGACGGTCAACTTAGCTCCGGCGGATGTACGCAAATGCGGCTCGCTGTACGATTTTACGATAATCGCCGCCATTCTTGCGGTAAACAATATAATAACCGACGATTTATCGGACTGCGCCTTTATCGGAGAGGTTTCGCTCGGAGGCTCGCTTGTTTTCACGGGCGGAATTATCAGCATGGCAATAGAAGCCAAGAAATGCGGTATAAAACGGCTGTTTCTCCCTGCCGAAAACGCTAAGGAAGCGTCCGTTGTCGAGGGTCTGTCCGTATACGGCATAAGCCACATTTCCGACCTAATAAACCATTTCACAGGAAAGAAGCGTATATCGCCCGAACCTCCCTACGTTCCGTCCGCAGAGATGTTTGAAACGGAGGACTTATCCGATGTAAAGGGTCAGGCACTCGCCCGTCACGCTCTGGAGGTAGCCGCCGCAGGCTTCCATAATGTATTGCTTATCGGCCCTCCCGGTACGGGAAAAAGCATGATAGCAAAGCGTATACCGTCTATTCTTCCTCCGATGACCTTTGACGAAAGCATTGAAACAACAGGAATACATTCAATAGCAGGTATGCTTGACCGTGAAAAGCCGATAGTCACGGTACGTCCGTTCAGAAGCGTATCACATACAGCCTCGGCAGTAGGTCTTATCGGCGGCGGAAGTATCCCACGACCGGGTGAAATATCCCTCGCACATAACGGAGTATTATTTCTTGACGAGCTGCCGGAGTTTGACCGCAGGACGCTTGAAACGCTCAGACAACCGCTTGAGGACGGAATTATAACCATATCAAGAGCGCAAGGGTCGGTGTCATACCCGTGCGATATTATGCTTGTTGCCGCGATGAACCCCTGCCCTTGCGGAAACTTCGGCAACCCGAAAGGAAAATGCACCTGCTCTCAGAATATGATACAGAATTATCTCGGCAAGATAAGCCGCCCTGTTCTTGACAGGATAGATATACAGGTGGAAATGCCGCAGTTATCTTACGAGGAAATAAGCAGTGCGAAAAAGGGCGAACCGAGCAGCGCCGTACTTGAACGTATAATGAAAGCAAGAGAAATACAGCAAAAGCGTTTTGCGGGTACGGAAATACGCTCGAACTCCAAAATTCCGCCCTCATATCTTCACGAAATGTGTCCTATGGACGAAAACGCAAAGAAGATGCTCTCCGACTGCTTTGATAAAATGGGGCTGTCGGCAAGGGCATACGACAGAATACTTAAAGTCGCACGCACCTGTGCCGACCTTGCAGGAAGCGAGATAATAAGGCGGCAGGATATATCCTCGGCGGTAAATTTCAGAAGTCTTGACAGAAAATACTGGGGCGCAGGAAAATAA
- a CDS encoding zinc ribbon domain-containing protein, with protein sequence MPFCPKCGTEYQDGSKFCAKCGANLDGSVAPVPINQKPGFFQEILDTRDVTSTMDANDINAGKAMTILAYCAVLAYILVTWLLGDFFAVIVLAGLLVAPCIAAKKSGFVKYHLSMIFPAILAVMVVRAVEGSIAAFFYNLISNPVYDYISNYVGMVRTETVIGTIVAWVIHIIFMAIPVLVLVAGLINSANGKAKELPLIGRFKMIFEK encoded by the coding sequence ATGCCATTTTGTCCTAAATGCGGAACAGAGTATCAGGACGGCTCAAAGTTCTGTGCAAAATGCGGTGCAAACCTTGACGGTTCAGTTGCACCTGTTCCGATAAATCAAAAACCGGGCTTCTTTCAGGAAATACTTGATACCAGGGACGTAACATCAACAATGGACGCCAACGATATAAATGCAGGTAAAGCAATGACGATACTCGCATACTGTGCGGTACTGGCTTATATACTTGTAACGTGGCTGTTAGGCGATTTTTTTGCTGTGATCGTGCTCGCAGGCTTACTCGTAGCTCCCTGTATCGCCGCAAAGAAGTCGGGCTTTGTAAAGTATCACCTTTCGATGATATTCCCGGCAATACTTGCCGTAATGGTAGTCCGTGCTGTAGAAGGCTCGATTGCCGCTTTCTTCTATAATCTTATATCCAATCCCGTATATGATTATATAAGCAACTATGTCGGTATGGTGAGAACAGAAACGGTAATCGGCACGATCGTTGCGTGGGTAATACATATTATATTCATGGCAATACCGGTTCTTGTACTTGTCGCAGGACTTATAAACTCTGCCAACGGTAAAGCTAAGGAGCTCCCGCTTATCGGCAGATTCAAGATGATATTTGAAAAGTAA